The nucleotide sequence CAGAATTTTGCAAATCCAACACAAACACCTCGCTTTCTAATTTCGCAAGCAAGGCTTTCATTGAGGTGTTTTCAATCAATTCACCATTTTGAATAATGCCGATATGGCGACATAACATTTCTGCTTCTTCTAAATAGTGGGTAGTTAGAATAATCGTTGTGCCTTGATTGTTCAGATCCCGTAAGAAATCCCATAATGCGCGGCGGAGTTCAATATCCACACCTGCGGTGGGTTCATCTAAAATTAGCAGTTTCGGATTGTGCATTAAGGCTCTGGCGATCATCACACGACGTTTCATACCGCCGGAAAGTTCACGGGTGAGATGTGTGCGTTTTTCCCACAAATCAAGCTGTTTTAACCATTTTTCGGCACGAATAAGAGCCTCTTTGCGTGGAATACCATAAAAACCGGCTTGTTGTACCAACACATCAATCACTTTTTCAAACTGATTGAAGTTAAATTCTTGTGGTACTAAACCAATTTGGTGCTTTAATTCTACTTTTTGCGTATCTAAATCGTAGCCGAATACTTTTACTCTACCACTGGTTTTATTGACTAACGAGCTAATAATACCAATGGTGGTAGATTTACCCGCCCCATTATGCCCAAGTAGAGCATAAAAATCTCCTTGTTCCACTATGAGGTTGATCCCTTTGACCGCTTTAACACCGGTTGGGTAGGTTTTCACAAGATCAATTAATTCTAATGCTTTCATCTATTTACTCACTCTGTGCAACGGCTCGAATGGTTGATTCATCAATTTGTGCATCGAAAGCGTTGCGAAGTAACATTAATTTTTCATCGTTCAGCAAAGCAGATTTGGCTGCTTCAGTGAGTTGCTTGAAAATTGCCCGACGAATTTCTAACGGCGTTTGTTTATCTGCATTATCACCGATGGATAAATCATAACTATAGCCTTTTTCAACCAATGCTACTTCTAAATTTTTACGAGATTCCACATTATCTAAATGTGCCATATTGGGCTTTAATACTAATGAAAGATGGTTATCTGCGTATTTATCTAAATAGCTATTTAAGGCAATTTGGCGTGAAAAACCACCTAAATTAAGTGAGTTAGCAATCTCACACCATCTATCTTGTTGGCAAGATAAATTAATGGTTTTTGCCACTAGTTCAGGTGTACGTTCTTGCAAAATAGCTTGTTTGATATCTGATGGTTTGGCGCTGTCAGCTTGGTTTTCTAATTCAGGATTGAGCCACGTCCAACGGTAATCTTCATCATCTACACTTTTCTGCTTGTTTTCTGCTTTTAGAGCAGATTGTCGCGGTGTTTGTTGTTGATTTTCAGCGAATTGAATAAACCGCTCTTGCAATGAAGCGGTCGAATTTTCCGATTTTTTTGCAATAAATTGAGGAGGGGTCAACTCAGGCTTTTTTTTTTCAGTTTGAGCTAAATTCGCTTGCTGTTGCTGTAATTTTTTACGAGCCTCTAGTGCAGCCATTGCAGGAGAAAGAGTAGCTGTATTTTCTTCTTTCTGCATTACAGATTCTGTTACAGGTGCTTGCTGTGAAACAATTACAGACTTTTGTTGATTTTTTTCAAAATTTTCTCTTAGTTGAGAAATCTGATTTTGTGGCTTTGGTTGAATATTGGCAACAGTATTGTTAGGTTGTGGAGCAGCAGATACGCTTGGCATTACGACAGTTGCTATCCTTTCTGCCTGTTTCGGGTGGAAAGCTAAAGCTCGCAGAATTGCCATCTCCACGCCTGCACGTTGTTCAGGGGCAAAAGGCAGCTCTTTTTTGCT is from Mannheimia varigena and encodes:
- the dnaX gene encoding DNA polymerase III subunit gamma/tau, which encodes MSYQVLARKWRPQRFSEVVGQQHVLSALENSLREDRLHHAYLFSGTRGVGKTSIARLFAKGLNCEHGITAEPCGECANCKAIEEGHFIDLIEIDAASRTKVEDTRELLDNVQYKPTVGRFKVYLIDEVHMLSRHSFNALLKTLEEPPEYVKFLLATTDPQKLPITILSRCMQFHLRALEQSQIAKHLEFILNAESIPYETIAIEKLAKAAQGSIRDSLSLTDQAIAMSNANITLDAVSQMLGLIDDNQPLELVQAIAQADGEKAMAIIEQIAAKGVDWQQLLSDIAETLHKIAMLQLVKTTATEETLIHFLAKQMPPEDVQFFYQLILNSKKELPFAPEQRAGVEMAILRALAFHPKQAERIATVVMPSVSAAPQPNNTVANIQPKPQNQISQLRENFEKNQQKSVIVSQQAPVTESVMQKEENTATLSPAMAALEARKKLQQQQANLAQTEKKKPELTPPQFIAKKSENSTASLQERFIQFAENQQQTPRQSALKAENKQKSVDDEDYRWTWLNPELENQADSAKPSDIKQAILQERTPELVAKTINLSCQQDRWCEIANSLNLGGFSRQIALNSYLDKYADNHLSLVLKPNMAHLDNVESRKNLEVALVEKGYSYDLSIGDNADKQTPLEIRRAIFKQLTEAAKSALLNDEKLMLLRNAFDAQIDESTIRAVAQSE